In Liolophura sinensis isolate JHLJ2023 chromosome 2, CUHK_Ljap_v2, whole genome shotgun sequence, a genomic segment contains:
- the LOC135462778 gene encoding LOW QUALITY PROTEIN: vacuolar protein sorting-associated protein 72 homolog (The sequence of the model RefSeq protein was modified relative to this genomic sequence to represent the inferred CDS: deleted 1 base in 1 codon) — protein MAATREKRNNAGSRMASLLDAEDEDDFYKTTYGGFNEEADDNEYETEESGSENTDSDFSIDEDDEVRSDLEDDDQPKRKKRGVDTKAYKEPIKKTPKMAKRTDAKDKPREKQKVERSSADVSQAAIDKKSLRRSTAQKSIATELRLKEQEARNQMLKDIAAKKNVTQVRRLTQDELLAEAKLTEEFNLRSLETYQRLESEKKKARGQKQMHRGPIIRFQSVTMPLIEEMLDPEISVEDSENSRDDESESQNPVGKCSRTFITFTDEKVFKEVFPVKRTKAPVKQYCPVTRLPAKYFDPITQSPYANAQAFKVIRENYLQQEQQNEKRLAEMNSLLEQKRRQRLATPTPPAVQT, from the exons ATGGCGGCCACTCGTGAGAAGAGAAACAATGCCGGATCTCGTATGGCCAGCCTCCTTGATGCGGAAGATGAAGATGACTTCTAT AAAACTACATATGGAGGATTTAATGAG GAAGCTGATGACAATGAATACGAGACTGAAGAATCTGGATCAGAAAATACCGACTCTGATTTTAGCATTGATGAAGATGACGAAGTTAGAAGTGATCTAGAAGATGATGACCAGCCTAAGCGAAAGAAACGAGGAGTGGATACCAAAGCATATAAG GAGCCTATCAAAAAGACTCCAAAGATGGCCAAGAGAACCGACGCAAAAGACAAACCTCGTGAAAAGCAGAAGGTGGAGAGAAGTTCTGCAGATGTCAGTCAAGCTGCCATAG ACAAGAAGTCGTTACGGCGATCGACCGCACAGAAATCAATAGCCACGGAATTGCGCCTGAAAGAACAGGAGGCTCGGAATCAGATGTTGAAGGACATCGCCGCAAAGAAAAATGTCACGCAAGTACGGCGTCTGACGCAAGACGAGCTTCTGGCTGAGGCTAAATTAACAGAAGAGTTTAATCTGAGGTCGCTGG AGACATACCAGAGGCTGGAGTCTGAGAAGAAAAAAGCTCGAGGGCAGAAACAGATGCATCGTGGACCAATTATACGCTTCCAGTCTGTGACAATGCCCCTGATAGAGGAGATGCTGGACCCAGAGATCAGTGTAGAAGACAG TGAAAACTCCAGAGATGACGAGTCAGAAAGTCAAAACCCTGTTGGAAAATGCTCCAGAACTTTTATCACTTTCACAGAtgaaaaagttttcaaagaaGTATTTCCAGTGAAAAGGACGAAAGCCCCAGTCAAACAGTATTGTCCAGTCACAAGGCTTCCTGCCAAATACTTTGATCCTATCACCCAGAGTCCATACGCCAATGCTCAAGCTTTCAAGGTCATTCGAGAAAACTACCTCCAGCAAGAGCAGCAAAATGAAAAACGATTGGCTGAGATGAACAGTCTTTTGGAACAGAAACGAAGACAGCGATTGGCTACACCAACACCACCAGCTGTCCAAACATGA